A single region of the Legionella oakridgensis ATCC 33761 = DSM 21215 genome encodes:
- a CDS encoding pilin: MDSFILEGQVMKRQQGFTLIELMIVVAIIGILAAVAIPAYQDYTIRARVTEGLNLAAAAKLAVSETAISNNALPANQAATGYTSPAATNNVASIAIANDGTAAITVTYVAAIGGGGTIILTPTLTANGDVTWTCTGGTLADRFRPANCR, encoded by the coding sequence ATGGATTCATTTATTTTAGAGGGACAAGTCATGAAAAGACAGCAAGGTTTTACCCTGATTGAGCTTATGATTGTAGTGGCCATTATTGGCATTCTTGCTGCAGTGGCCATTCCGGCTTATCAGGATTATACAATTCGGGCAAGGGTTACCGAAGGGCTGAATTTAGCTGCTGCGGCAAAACTTGCGGTTTCTGAAACAGCAATATCCAATAATGCTTTGCCGGCAAACCAGGCAGCAACAGGATATACCAGTCCAGCCGCAACCAATAATGTGGCTTCAATTGCTATCGCTAACGATGGTACGGCTGCCATTACAGTTACTTATGTTGCTGCGATTGGCGGTGGTGGGACAATCATATTAACGCCTACTCTAACGGCCAATGGTGATGTTACTTGGACTTGTACAGGAGGCACCTTAGCAGACAGATTTCGACCGGCGAATTGTCGATAA
- a CDS encoding ATP-dependent DNA helicase codes for MDEIETIATPELVSQCERLLAARGRLFTAIPGYIARPSQIQLTEAIARTIADETILVAEAGTGTGKTFAYLIPSLLCGKKILITTATKTLQDQLFHKDLPMLVRALGLAARVQNLKGRANYLCRYRVDLHAQEGRFVSPQCAHEILHIREKLPQLTAGERSELPEIKEDSPVWPYVTSTGDNCLGSECPNHQNCFLVKARKRALEADVVVINHHLYFADSRLKEEGFGELLPGVDVVIFDEAHQLAEIASNFYGERISTRQFRDLMDDILREWPILDLVNQPLKALSFKLDQLVEQLLQSVPGEEERLAWEKVAGCAEFIQSWEAFSAFAEEVLACFDTLEVEKHSGLERCKNRLEALLRLLHAFAANKSKQIHWLERFKHTLVFHATPFDIAQPFRALLTRQKSSFIFTSATLTTASSFDCFTRALGLENVQTLNLPSPFDFTRQALLYLPRTLPDPKDGGYYDALLAKALPVINACGGRCFFLFTSHRALKLVADKLMDRLNFPLLIQGEEAKPILLQRFRELGNAVLLGTATFWEGVDVKGEALSCVIIDKLPFTSPVDPVIRGKMAYLKSQGLSAFDELSLPHAILTLKQGVGRLIRDVDDCGVLMIADPRLTARDYGRRIFASLPNMRKTRDEHGVLEFINTLFTRT; via the coding sequence GTGGACGAAATAGAAACGATTGCGACTCCTGAGCTTGTTAGTCAATGCGAACGTTTATTGGCTGCAAGGGGTCGGTTATTTACAGCGATTCCCGGTTATATTGCTCGTCCTTCCCAAATCCAGCTTACTGAGGCGATTGCACGGACCATAGCTGATGAAACCATTCTGGTTGCTGAGGCAGGAACGGGAACTGGTAAAACATTTGCCTATTTGATCCCTAGCCTTTTGTGCGGTAAGAAAATATTGATTACCACCGCAACCAAAACACTGCAGGATCAGTTATTTCATAAAGATTTACCCATGCTGGTGCGTGCTTTGGGTCTTGCGGCCCGCGTTCAAAATCTTAAAGGACGTGCCAATTATCTTTGTCGTTATCGCGTTGATTTACACGCACAAGAAGGGCGATTTGTGAGCCCTCAATGCGCGCATGAAATCTTGCACATACGAGAAAAACTACCACAATTGACAGCGGGTGAACGCAGCGAATTGCCTGAAATTAAAGAAGATTCGCCCGTATGGCCTTATGTAACATCAACGGGCGATAATTGTTTGGGCAGCGAATGTCCGAATCATCAAAACTGTTTTTTGGTGAAAGCACGTAAGCGTGCATTGGAAGCAGACGTCGTTGTGATTAACCATCATTTATATTTTGCCGATTCACGTTTAAAAGAAGAAGGTTTTGGTGAACTGTTGCCTGGTGTTGATGTGGTCATATTTGATGAAGCGCATCAATTGGCGGAAATTGCTTCCAATTTTTATGGAGAGCGAATCAGTACACGCCAATTTCGCGATTTGATGGATGATATCTTGCGAGAGTGGCCCATCTTAGATTTGGTCAATCAACCATTAAAAGCATTAAGCTTCAAGCTGGATCAATTAGTTGAACAATTGCTACAGTCTGTGCCAGGAGAAGAAGAACGGCTTGCTTGGGAAAAAGTGGCTGGTTGCGCAGAATTTATACAGTCCTGGGAAGCTTTTTCGGCGTTTGCAGAAGAGGTACTAGCCTGCTTTGACACGTTGGAGGTTGAAAAACACTCGGGTCTTGAGCGCTGTAAAAACCGTCTGGAAGCGTTACTTCGATTGTTGCATGCTTTTGCCGCGAATAAATCGAAGCAAATACACTGGCTGGAGCGCTTTAAACATACCTTGGTTTTTCATGCGACGCCTTTTGATATTGCCCAACCATTCCGTGCCTTGCTGACTCGACAAAAAAGCAGCTTTATTTTCACATCAGCTACATTAACGACAGCATCTTCCTTTGATTGTTTTACTCGGGCATTGGGTCTTGAGAACGTACAAACGTTAAATCTTCCAAGCCCTTTTGACTTCACTCGCCAAGCTTTGCTTTATTTACCCCGCACACTCCCTGATCCTAAGGATGGAGGTTATTACGATGCCTTACTGGCCAAAGCGCTGCCAGTGATAAATGCTTGTGGAGGACGTTGTTTTTTCCTGTTTACCAGTCATCGAGCCTTAAAACTGGTTGCTGATAAATTGATGGATCGTTTGAATTTCCCTCTACTGATTCAAGGTGAAGAAGCAAAACCTATTCTGTTGCAACGTTTCCGTGAGCTAGGAAATGCCGTGCTTTTAGGGACTGCAACGTTCTGGGAGGGGGTGGATGTCAAGGGAGAGGCTTTGTCTTGTGTTATTATTGATAAATTACCATTTACAAGTCCTGTAGATCCTGTCATTCGTGGTAAAATGGCTTATTTAAAATCGCAAGGCTTATCGGCTTTTGATGAATTATCTCTGCCTCATGCCATTTTAACATTAAAACAAGGGGTAGGACGGTTGATTCGTGATGTCGATGACTGTGGGGTATTAATGATTGCTGATCCACGGTTGACAGCAAGAGACTATGGCCGGCGGATTTTTGCAAGTCTCCCCAATATGCGAAAAACACGAGACGAGCACGGTGTCTTGGAATTTATTAATACACTATTTACAAGAACTTGA
- the fdxA gene encoding ferredoxin FdxA, producing MTFVVTENCIKCKYTDCVEVCPVDCFYEGPNFLVIHPDECIDCALCEPECPVEAIVSEDDLNDKQRQFLEINAELAKTWPNITAKKEAPDDAKDWEGVENKLQYLQKEWTK from the coding sequence ATGACGTTTGTGGTGACTGAGAATTGCATTAAATGCAAATACACGGATTGTGTGGAAGTTTGTCCGGTCGATTGCTTTTATGAAGGTCCCAATTTTTTGGTGATTCATCCAGATGAGTGCATTGATTGCGCACTATGCGAGCCGGAATGTCCAGTTGAAGCCATTGTTTCAGAGGATGACTTAAACGATAAGCAACGACAATTTTTGGAAATTAATGCCGAGCTTGCTAAGACTTGGCCAAATATTACTGCCAAAAAAGAAGCACCGGACGATGCTAAAGACTGGGAAGGGGTCGAAAATAAATTGCAATATTTACAAAAAGAGTGGACGAAATAG
- a CDS encoding 6-phosphofructokinase, producing the protein MSVKNALYAQSGGVTAVINASACGVIQTARLHPQQIGKVFAAKDGIIGALHERLIDTSLESDDAIAKLLHTPSGAFGSCRYKLKDNGEEFDRLLDVFKAHNIGYFFYNGGGDSQDTANKVAAMSAQRGFPITCIGIPKTVDNDLPFTDSCPGFGSVAKYVAISTLEAGLDVASMAASSTKVFILEVMGRHAGWIAAASGLASPHDHEPPHIILFPEVAFDETRFLKQVDDCVKQYGYCVIVASEGIRNEEGQFLSDSGLRDAFGHAQLGGVAPVIAQLIKRELNLKYHWAVADYLQRAARHIASAVDVEQAYALGKAAVKLALAGHNAIMPIIVREQDAPYRWSINHVPLAKVANVERKMPKDFIREDGFGITDACRRYLTPLIQGEAYPPYISGLPDYIRLKNQLVPQVL; encoded by the coding sequence ATGTCAGTAAAAAATGCCTTATATGCCCAATCCGGTGGTGTTACCGCCGTTATTAATGCTTCAGCTTGTGGTGTCATCCAGACTGCACGATTGCATCCACAACAAATAGGCAAGGTATTTGCGGCCAAAGACGGCATCATTGGCGCATTGCATGAACGCTTAATTGATACCTCATTAGAAAGTGATGATGCCATTGCCAAACTCTTGCATACACCGTCTGGCGCTTTTGGTTCCTGTCGCTACAAACTTAAAGATAATGGGGAAGAGTTCGATCGCTTGCTGGATGTCTTTAAAGCACACAATATTGGCTACTTCTTTTACAATGGTGGTGGCGATTCTCAAGACACGGCAAATAAAGTGGCGGCTATGAGTGCGCAAAGAGGATTTCCCATCACTTGCATCGGCATTCCTAAAACGGTGGACAATGACCTTCCTTTCACTGACTCTTGTCCGGGATTTGGCTCTGTTGCCAAATACGTTGCCATTTCAACGCTAGAAGCTGGTCTGGACGTCGCTTCCATGGCTGCTTCCTCTACCAAGGTGTTTATCCTGGAAGTCATGGGTCGGCATGCCGGCTGGATTGCCGCTGCAAGCGGACTTGCCAGCCCTCATGATCATGAACCGCCACATATTATCTTATTCCCGGAAGTGGCTTTTGATGAAACCCGCTTTCTTAAACAAGTGGATGACTGTGTAAAGCAATATGGGTATTGCGTCATTGTTGCATCAGAAGGTATCCGCAATGAAGAAGGCCAGTTTTTAAGTGATTCAGGCTTACGTGATGCTTTTGGTCATGCGCAATTAGGTGGCGTGGCACCTGTAATCGCCCAATTGATTAAACGTGAATTAAATCTTAAGTACCATTGGGCTGTGGCTGATTACCTGCAGCGTGCCGCTCGCCATATTGCCTCTGCCGTCGACGTAGAACAAGCGTATGCATTGGGAAAAGCAGCTGTAAAACTGGCGCTTGCAGGTCATAATGCCATCATGCCCATCATCGTACGCGAACAAGACGCTCCTTATCGTTGGTCCATCAATCATGTGCCATTGGCCAAGGTAGCTAACGTCGAAAGGAAAATGCCCAAAGACTTTATCCGCGAGGATGGTTTTGGGATCACAGACGCTTGTCGCCGCTATTTGACGCCATTGATTCAAGGCGAAGCTTATCCTCCCTACATCAGCGGTTTGCCCGATTACATACGCCTTAAAAATCAGCTTGTCCCTCAGGTATTATAA
- a CDS encoding BolA family protein yields the protein MSRKQRLHEVLFAELAPNTLIIEDESRRHHVPADGESHFKIIAVSARFESLSRINRHRLVNAWFANEFSSGLHALSLHLYTPVEWQQKSGMPPSSPACRNGKHHD from the coding sequence ATGTCACGAAAACAACGCCTGCATGAGGTATTATTTGCCGAATTAGCACCCAATACCTTGATTATTGAAGATGAATCCCGACGTCATCACGTTCCTGCGGATGGCGAATCTCATTTTAAAATCATCGCCGTTTCTGCACGATTTGAATCCTTAAGCCGTATTAACCGCCATCGCCTGGTGAATGCATGGTTTGCCAATGAATTTTCATCTGGCCTGCATGCTTTAAGCCTGCACTTGTACACGCCCGTTGAATGGCAGCAAAAATCCGGCATGCCCCCCTCATCCCCTGCCTGCCGCAATGGAAAACATCATGACTAA
- a CDS encoding Trm112 family protein, whose amino-acid sequence MDRKLLDILVCPLCKGKLLLKQEELICRFDRLAYPIRDGIPVMLENEARLISLEEKDKL is encoded by the coding sequence GTGGATAGAAAGCTGTTGGACATTTTAGTTTGCCCCTTGTGCAAGGGAAAATTATTACTTAAACAAGAAGAGTTAATTTGTCGCTTTGATCGCCTGGCTTATCCTATTCGCGATGGTATTCCGGTCATGCTTGAAAATGAAGCACGGCTCATTTCTTTGGAAGAAAAAGATAAATTATGA
- the kdsB gene encoding 3-deoxy-manno-octulosonate cytidylyltransferase, whose translation MNKDFYVIIPARYQSSRFPGKLLMELQGMTVIERVYRQALKANPKKVIIATDHQGLFEHARGFGADVRMTAASHQSGTDRIAEVVAKEAFAADDIIVNVQGDEPLIAPALITQVAECLAAVDTPMATLCWPIKDIATRDNPNVVKVVRDCNHHALYFSRSAIPAHREAFDDCRLVFRHIGLYAYRASFLLDVVRWPLCELEALEALEQLRVLWSGHKIKVEEACVPPLQDINTTEDLAEACRQLATE comes from the coding sequence ATGAACAAAGATTTTTATGTCATTATTCCGGCACGTTATCAATCTTCACGGTTTCCGGGAAAATTATTGATGGAATTGCAGGGCATGACGGTGATCGAACGGGTATATCGCCAAGCCCTAAAAGCAAATCCCAAAAAAGTCATTATTGCAACGGATCATCAAGGGTTGTTTGAGCATGCGCGTGGCTTTGGAGCCGATGTTCGCATGACCGCTGCATCACATCAGTCAGGAACAGACCGCATTGCCGAAGTTGTAGCAAAAGAAGCGTTTGCTGCAGATGATATCATTGTCAATGTACAAGGGGATGAACCCTTAATTGCACCGGCACTGATTACCCAAGTGGCTGAATGCCTTGCCGCTGTCGATACACCCATGGCAACGTTATGCTGGCCGATAAAAGACATTGCCACACGCGATAATCCAAATGTGGTAAAAGTGGTGCGTGATTGCAACCATCATGCTTTGTATTTCTCCAGAAGCGCCATTCCAGCGCATCGAGAGGCTTTCGACGATTGCCGACTCGTGTTTCGTCATATTGGTTTATATGCTTATCGTGCTTCTTTTTTGCTTGATGTTGTTCGTTGGCCGTTGTGTGAACTGGAAGCTCTGGAAGCGCTTGAGCAACTGCGTGTTTTGTGGTCTGGGCATAAGATCAAAGTAGAAGAAGCCTGCGTTCCTCCTTTACAAGACATCAATACCACGGAAGACTTGGCCGAAGCTTGCCGTCAGCTCGCCACAGAATAA
- the tsaB gene encoding tRNA (adenosine(37)-N6)-threonylcarbamoyltransferase complex dimerization subunit type 1 TsaB — protein sequence MKRMNLLAIDTSTELATVAVAAHGRIYEEEQHAMRQHAQCLLPMIERLLRACQLDFQQLDGIVFGRGPGSFTGLRIACSVAKALAYAHDLPVYPISGLAAIAFAVLQSEHDLPPAAQILAMIDARMHQVYWGNFTDNHFEVLEQVSDASDVVSVPERPIVVAGVGLEPYMLQLPQAVCTSIIRQLEVFPRAQTMIHLVQSGQFKAVSAGEALPVYVRNQVTQGEFRG from the coding sequence ATGAAAAGAATGAATTTACTGGCTATTGATACTTCTACAGAACTGGCAACCGTAGCTGTGGCTGCGCATGGAAGAATTTATGAGGAAGAACAACACGCCATGCGCCAACATGCCCAATGTTTATTGCCAATGATCGAACGGTTGCTGCGGGCTTGCCAATTGGATTTCCAGCAATTAGATGGCATTGTGTTTGGACGAGGGCCTGGCAGTTTTACTGGCCTTCGTATTGCTTGCAGTGTGGCAAAAGCGCTGGCTTATGCTCATGATTTGCCAGTGTACCCAATCAGTGGGCTGGCTGCTATTGCATTTGCCGTATTGCAAAGCGAGCATGATTTGCCACCTGCCGCACAAATACTGGCCATGATTGACGCACGTATGCATCAAGTGTATTGGGGAAATTTTACGGATAATCATTTTGAGGTATTGGAGCAAGTCAGCGATGCGTCGGATGTTGTGTCGGTGCCTGAAAGACCGATTGTGGTTGCTGGTGTGGGTCTTGAACCTTACATGTTGCAGTTGCCCCAGGCGGTTTGCACAAGCATCATTAGGCAACTTGAAGTCTTCCCACGTGCGCAAACGATGATTCATCTGGTACAATCTGGACAGTTTAAAGCCGTCAGTGCTGGTGAAGCGTTGCCTGTTTATGTACGTAATCAAGTTACACAAGGAGAATTCCGTGGATAG
- a CDS encoding secondary thiamine-phosphate synthase enzyme YjbQ produces the protein MTKENIVYWQNQCVLPAKPRGFHLITDQIMQALSASPYINVGLAHLFLQHTSASLAISENTCHDVRLDLEMHFNQTVPEDNSRYRHTLEGEDDMPAHIKNIILGSSLTIPLKDNQLWLGQWQGIYLCEHRNHATDRKIILTVQGASSVRS, from the coding sequence ATGACTAAGGAAAATATTGTTTATTGGCAAAATCAATGCGTACTTCCAGCCAAACCGCGAGGATTTCACTTGATCACAGACCAAATCATGCAAGCCTTGTCCGCCAGCCCTTACATTAATGTTGGCCTTGCCCATTTGTTTTTGCAGCATACTTCCGCCTCTTTGGCCATCAGCGAAAACACCTGTCATGATGTTCGTCTTGATTTGGAAATGCATTTCAATCAAACCGTGCCAGAAGATAATTCACGTTATCGCCATACGCTGGAAGGAGAAGACGACATGCCAGCCCACATTAAAAATATCATTCTTGGATCAAGTCTCACTATCCCATTAAAAGATAATCAATTATGGCTAGGGCAATGGCAAGGCATTTACCTATGTGAGCATCGCAATCATGCCACTGACCGTAAAATCATCCTCACCGTGCAAGGAGCATCTAGCGTCCGCTCCTAA
- the pgsA gene encoding CDP-diacylglycerol--glycerol-3-phosphate 3-phosphatidyltransferase, whose product MSTINSLPNLLTLMRIVLIPFFIIVFYLPFTWAHAAAAFIFAMASFTDWLDGYLARKLKQMSPFGAFLDPVADKLLVATSLLLLVGAKDLDYITLPAIVIVGREIVISALREWMAEIGSRASVAVSYVGKVKTVMQMVALVLLLAFHPAVSWWGVLGFILLYLSAILTIWSMVVYLMIAWPLLTAKNN is encoded by the coding sequence GTGAGTACGATAAACAGTTTACCCAATTTGTTAACCTTGATGCGCATTGTGCTCATTCCATTTTTTATTATCGTGTTTTATTTGCCGTTCACCTGGGCGCATGCGGCAGCTGCTTTTATTTTTGCCATGGCAAGTTTTACTGATTGGCTGGATGGGTATTTGGCACGAAAATTAAAGCAAATGTCTCCCTTTGGCGCTTTTCTTGATCCTGTTGCTGACAAGTTGTTGGTGGCGACTAGCTTGTTATTACTCGTTGGTGCCAAGGATTTGGATTATATAACCTTGCCAGCCATTGTTATTGTCGGCCGTGAAATTGTTATTTCGGCATTGAGAGAATGGATGGCGGAAATAGGAAGCAGAGCGAGTGTTGCAGTCAGTTACGTTGGCAAAGTAAAAACCGTTATGCAAATGGTGGCCCTTGTTTTATTGCTTGCGTTTCATCCCGCTGTTTCCTGGTGGGGGGTGCTTGGTTTTATTTTGCTTTATTTGTCAGCTATTTTGACCATTTGGTCTATGGTCGTTTATCTTATGATTGCCTGGCCGTTATTAACGGCAAAAAATAATTAG
- the letS gene encoding two-component system sensor histidine kinase LetS, whose protein sequence is MKSIGIKYQLRITTLIPVLVVALLFALFYNGKFSRDLKQHTSHLGEAYIRQLLPAAQLALLRDDKRILQGLIDASTINQEVQSLAFYNAKGQLLAYRGGKHSLKHPFTPPDYTGDYIESRQINPYSINFLAPITVPKFNLYSFTPFKSPTSMPDFQADDILGWLSIDIDTQATLIKRYQMYIVTIFITLFGLLTGLSIHYFFSKKIYIPIARLRRSMKQILSNEFETEIKLSSQAELGTIEQGCAHLQKQYLSMVKDLNQYIETATTDLQKNLELLEEKNIELSLDKKKSEEKSRQKSEFIANMSHEIRTPMNGILGFTNVLLESKLDSLQQEYVKTIKSSAQDLLAIINDILDYSKMDAGKLHLDYIPLDIRACIDDVVALLAPHAHKKGLDLIPATDIAVPKTVLGDPLRLKQIISNLVSNAIKFTDHGYVLIRTHIEQESEKDYTICLAISDTGIGICSEDQTTLFNAFNQADTTITRRFGGSGLGLVISKKLAEHMQGRISLSSEPHKGSTFSVHIKLAKLMAYEIEKHQIHRFGNLKVLCFDDNPLHLEALCNGLGYWGIQCIRIDAFNQLEQAFYQHQDCHLAFVSVNQGCEQQVAEVLRKQSMPCVLVSKWPIQNYQALGAQGFLFKPPNIQKLHETIEHLFHQSSIPTSAESMHIQELDTLRARLRLAKPNLLVAEDNPINRMLLNALLSEKTCIDTVEDGQQAVTKCNSKRFHAILLDLQMPKLDGFEAARLIRQQSLLNKTTPIILLSANSMNENNESMQKLGIDLCLQKPLDEASLLRHLLKIINQTTASAINWTLCVQKVSGNQALATEFLDRFVEELHKNREELLQLMASGQIKNLERAAHKLHGACCFCGVPQLQSQVAQLEALAKQASHIDELQMPFSQFIQSLDAVIEEYEHSYRARDIVELL, encoded by the coding sequence GTGAAAAGCATTGGGATTAAATATCAACTTAGAATAACGACTTTAATCCCAGTATTAGTGGTCGCTCTTTTATTTGCACTGTTTTATAATGGCAAATTCAGCCGCGATTTAAAACAGCACACTTCTCATTTAGGCGAAGCCTATATTCGCCAGCTTTTGCCCGCTGCTCAATTAGCTTTATTAAGAGATGACAAGCGTATTCTTCAGGGCTTGATCGATGCATCCACCATTAATCAGGAAGTGCAATCACTGGCTTTTTATAATGCTAAAGGGCAGTTGTTGGCTTATCGCGGAGGCAAACACTCCTTGAAACACCCGTTTACTCCCCCTGACTACACCGGTGATTACATTGAAAGCCGACAAATTAATCCATACAGCATCAATTTTTTAGCTCCCATTACCGTTCCAAAGTTCAATCTATATTCCTTTACGCCATTTAAGTCCCCAACCTCCATGCCTGATTTTCAAGCTGATGATATCCTGGGTTGGTTATCCATTGATATTGATACGCAGGCTACATTAATCAAACGCTATCAAATGTACATTGTCACCATCTTCATTACTTTATTTGGCTTACTGACTGGCTTGAGTATTCATTATTTCTTTTCCAAAAAGATTTACATTCCCATCGCACGACTGCGGCGCAGCATGAAGCAAATTCTTAGTAATGAATTTGAAACAGAAATCAAATTATCGAGTCAAGCAGAACTTGGTACCATCGAACAAGGCTGCGCTCATTTACAAAAGCAGTATTTAAGCATGGTCAAAGACTTAAACCAGTATATCGAAACGGCCACCACTGATTTACAAAAAAATCTTGAATTGCTGGAAGAAAAAAACATCGAACTCTCTTTGGATAAAAAGAAAAGCGAGGAGAAAAGCCGGCAGAAATCTGAATTCATCGCCAACATGAGTCATGAAATACGCACCCCGATGAATGGTATCCTTGGATTTACCAATGTCTTGTTAGAAAGCAAGCTGGATTCCTTGCAACAAGAATATGTGAAAACCATTAAATCATCCGCACAAGATCTTCTGGCAATCATCAATGATATTCTTGACTATTCGAAGATGGACGCCGGTAAATTGCATCTGGATTATATTCCCTTAGACATTCGGGCTTGCATTGATGACGTCGTTGCCCTGCTTGCTCCGCATGCCCATAAAAAAGGACTTGACCTCATTCCTGCAACCGATATTGCGGTTCCTAAAACCGTGCTTGGTGACCCATTACGTCTTAAACAAATCATCAGTAATTTGGTCAGCAACGCCATCAAATTCACCGATCATGGTTATGTGCTTATCCGTACCCATATTGAACAGGAATCAGAAAAAGATTATACCATTTGCCTCGCCATCAGCGACACAGGCATAGGTATTTGCTCGGAAGATCAAACGACCCTATTTAATGCCTTTAATCAAGCAGATACCACCATCACTCGTCGCTTCGGCGGCTCAGGTTTAGGATTGGTCATTAGTAAAAAACTTGCCGAACATATGCAGGGACGGATTTCATTAAGCAGTGAACCGCATAAAGGCTCAACATTTTCAGTGCACATCAAATTAGCAAAGCTTATGGCCTATGAAATAGAAAAGCACCAAATTCACCGCTTCGGTAATCTTAAAGTTCTCTGCTTTGATGACAATCCTCTGCACCTTGAAGCCCTCTGTAACGGGCTTGGATATTGGGGCATTCAATGCATTCGTATTGACGCATTCAATCAGTTGGAACAAGCGTTTTATCAACATCAAGACTGCCACTTAGCGTTTGTCAGTGTCAATCAAGGCTGTGAACAGCAAGTTGCTGAAGTGTTACGTAAACAATCCATGCCTTGTGTATTGGTTTCAAAATGGCCCATTCAGAATTATCAGGCCTTAGGAGCACAGGGCTTTTTATTTAAACCACCTAACATTCAAAAACTGCACGAAACCATCGAGCATCTGTTCCATCAATCTTCCATACCAACGTCTGCGGAATCGATGCATATCCAAGAGCTCGATACTCTACGTGCCAGATTACGTTTAGCCAAGCCCAATTTACTGGTTGCCGAAGATAATCCAATCAATCGCATGTTGCTCAATGCCTTATTGAGTGAAAAAACCTGCATCGATACCGTAGAAGATGGACAACAAGCCGTCACTAAATGCAACAGCAAACGCTTTCATGCCATTCTTCTCGATTTGCAAATGCCTAAACTTGATGGTTTCGAAGCAGCACGCCTAATTCGGCAACAATCACTGCTTAATAAAACCACACCCATTATTTTACTGAGTGCCAACAGCATGAATGAAAATAATGAATCCATGCAAAAATTAGGCATAGACCTTTGCTTGCAAAAACCTCTGGATGAAGCATCGCTGTTGCGCCATTTGCTGAAAATTATTAATCAAACCACTGCTTCAGCCATAAATTGGACATTATGCGTGCAAAAAGTCTCGGGTAATCAGGCGTTAGCCACCGAATTTCTTGACCGTTTTGTTGAGGAATTGCATAAAAATCGCGAAGAACTCTTGCAATTAATGGCCAGTGGACAAATTAAAAACCTGGAAAGAGCCGCTCATAAATTGCACGGCGCCTGTTGTTTCTGTGGCGTACCACAATTGCAAAGTCAAGTGGCTCAATTGGAAGCCTTAGCCAAACAGGCAAGTCACATCGATGAATTGCAAATGCCATTCAGCCAGTTTATTCAAAGTCTTGATGCTGTGATTGAAGAATATGAACATTCTTATCGCGCCCGGGACATTGTGGAGTTGCTTTAA